The Phormidium sp. PBR-2020 DNA segment TTACCCTTAGACTTCAGTCGGCTCAGCTAATCCTGGCGAGCTGCCTCAGATTCGACCGATTTCAACCGATATGTGACGACCTCATGGAAGACCGGTATCACCCTCGTGAAGCGCATCAGAATCCCGAACTCGAAAAGAAGCTCCGGGCCACTCCTTTCTTTGCGGGTTTACCTGAACGGATGGTTGACGATGCCCTTGCCCATGTGGTAACGCGCACGCATCCCCCGAACCAAGTCATGCTACTGGAAAATGACTGGGGGAGTTCTGTCTATTTCATTTTGGAAGGCTGGGCTAAAATTCGCACCTATAACATTGATGGCAAGGAAGTCACCCTCAACATTCTCGGGAGTGGCGAAATTTTTGGTGAGATGGCCGCCTTGGACGAAGTGCCTCGTTCTACAGATGTAATTACCCTGGCCCCAACCACCATCGGCAATATGCCGGCCCAAGATTTTGTCCATCTGGTGAAGACGGAACCCCTGGCGGGGATTCGTTTGGCTCAGTTGATGGGCCGTCGTTTGCGTCAGGTGAATCGTCGTCTGCGCTTGCGGGAGTCCGATAGTACCTCGCGGGTGGCAGATATTTTGCTGTTTTTGGCGGAAGGACAGGGAACTCGTGACGAAACTGGGGGAATGGAGATTCCTAATTTGCCCCATCGGGAGTTGAGTAGTCTCAGCGGCTTGGCCCGGGAGACGGTAACGCGGGTGTTGAGCAAGTTAGAGAAGAAGGGCCTGATTTCGCGCGATCGCGAGATGATTCGTATTCCTGATGTCTATGCCCTGGAACGAATGCTAACTTAAGTCCCCTGCACGTAGACCCCTGCACGTGAGCGATAACTCTCTATGACTCGATCGCAACAGTCGCCGTTACCGATGGTGGAAACGGCATTTCTTGCCAGTACCGCCAGTTTAATTTGGCTGATTAACTATTATTTTCCTCTCGGCCCCCTGTTGCGGATCTTTTTCCCGATTCCCATGGCGTTAGTCTATTTACGCTGGGGGAAACGGGCATCCTGGATGTCGGCGTTGGTGTCAGGACTGTTGCTGTCGGTGTTGATGGGACCGACGCGCAGTGTCCTGTTTATTGTGCCTTACGGTTTACAGGGAGTTCTGTTGGGGGTGCTGTGGAAACGACGAGCCAGTTGGGGGGTGGCGATCGCCCTAACGGGACTGTTAGGGGCCTTTGGGGTCTTTTTTCGGGTCTGGTTGGTCTCGATTCTCCTAGGCGAAGATTTATGGGTCTATTTCACCGTTCAGATGACCCAGTTGCTCAATTGGGGCTTTGAAAAGCTCGGCTGGCTGATTCAACCGAGTTTAACCTGGGTTCAAGTCCTTTCAATTCTGGCGATTCTGATTAACAGTCTCGTCTATGTGTTTGTGGTTCACTTGGGAGCGTTGCTATTGCTCGATCGCCTGGGAAACCCCATTCCTCGCCCTCCCCAATGGGTTCAAAGAATTTTGGCGTTGGACTATGACGATGAGGCGACGTGAACTGGGAGTCTTCGTTGGTTCGAGTCTATACGGAAACCGCTCGGGGTCAGGCCTGGTTAGAGCGTTATCGGGGAACCTCGCCCCTTTTTGCCTGTGTGTTTGGCTTTACGGAAACGGGAACCCTGCCAGAGATCTCGGCGGCGGGCCGGACTCCTGCTGATCGTCGTAAAACGGCTTTGGCGGATGCGGAATATCTCCTCGGTGGTGGGACCACTCCCCCTCACTATCCGCTTCCTCCTCTCACAGCAGGAGCCTCCCCAGCGGTTATCTCGCGGGCGGTCATTGAGGGACTGTCTCTACCTCTCTATGTATTTGATGCGGGTTTACCGGCGGCGATTCCTCAGCCGTCTCCCTTACCCACCGCCACGGTGGTGGAACGGTTCCCGGCGGTTCCCGCGCGCTGTTTAACCACCGGCGCGGCGATGACGGCTACGCAAGTGCAGGATCTGTTTGCGGCAGGGTTGGCTTGGGGCGATCGCCTGGCGAACCATTGTGATTACGCAATTCTCGGAGAATGTGTGGTGGGAGGGACGACCACGGCCCTGGCGGTGTTGTTAGCCTTGGGAATTGCGGCTGAGGGACAGGTCAATAGTAGTTATCCCCTCTGCAATCACCAGCGTAAACAGGATGTGGTGGATGAGGGGTTACGGCGGTGGCGAGAACGAGGGGGGGATTCGGGCCCCTTTGGGGTGCTTCAGGGACTCGGGGACCCCATGCAGGTGGTGGTGGCGGGGTTGGGGTTGGCCCTGAGTCGTCGCTGTGGCGTGTTGTTGGCTGGTGGGACGCAAATGCTGGCGGTGTATGCTCTGTTGCGGGCGATCGCTCAGGAGCTTGACTATCCTTGGCGGCCTGAGCAGATTGTGGTGGGAACAACCCGCTGGGTGGCGGAAGATCCGACGGGGCAAACGGTTGAGTTGGCTAAAACTCTAGGAGATGTATCGCTGTTGGCCACGCAGTTAAGTTTTCGTCAGGCCCGATTTCCTCAGTTACGAGCCTATGAAGCGGGGTATGTCAAGGAAGGGGTTGGAGCCGGCGGTTGTGCGATCGCTGCGAGTTTACAAGGATGGACGGCCTCGTCTCTCTTAGCGGCTATTGAAACCGGCTTGTCCCAGTTAATTGGCTAACCGTCACGAATCAGTTGTGAGTGAGTCTCTCGTTGGGGTTGCCCCCCTGATATCGGAGGATATCAGGATGACTCAGAAGTCGTCCAAGATTATCGTTGTCGCTCTTGGATGAGGTGATGCTTGCGTTGGGCAAAATCTGTCCGCGAAAGTAGTTGTTCTTCTAGAGCTGCAATCCGATTGTAGGCGGCGGTCAGTTGGGCTGTCAGTCGCTGAATCTGCAATTCGGGCGCGATATCAGCTTCGGGGCTGGCCTGTCCAAGACCGGGGCGAGATTCATCGCCTAAGACATCTTTGTGTTGCATGAAATGTCCCCAATCTTGGGCGCTATCGGTGACCAAAGGAGTTTCTAGGGATGGCTCAGGGGTTAAGCTGGATTCAGGGAGCAAATGGGAGCTATTCTGCTCAAGAACTTGTGCTAGTTTCAGATTAAGACGCTCAATCGTCTCATAGAGTCCATCGACCTTGCTGTTTAAGGTCAGTATCTGATGTTGTACGGAATCCATAGCTTGATATCTCGACGGTTTACAGGTGATTACCCATTTATAGTAGTCAAGAATTTTGGAAATCCTAATTTACTTCTAGTTTATTTAACTTTTACAAAAAAGGTCGTGGTAAATACAATTTAAGTTGGCTTTTGTAAAGCTTGTGTAAAGTTGTCGTAACAAGGGTTGCAATTGGCGATCGCCCATACAGATTAGGGGTTCAGAGCTATGTCCCTACCATCGCAACTCGGTGCGAGACGAATCCACCTCATCATCGACTGCGACAAAACTTGGGTTAAGCAACATCACGCAAGAGATGGCTTCCGGGAGGGGGCTTCTCCTAGTTGTATCGCTCATCTCCTGTCCTCGTCTAGGATTGCGCGAATTCAGCTTAAAGGACAGTCAACAAAACGCTATGCTGAAAGGTGCAATGGAATTATACAAAAGCTACTTTGTCTGTTAGTCGCCGCTCTCTCTTAACTGGTGCGATCGCCGTCGGAGTCGCCCAACTCTTGACAGGATGTCAAACCGCGTCAGACCAACATCTAGTGGTGAAATTCCTCCGGGATGCTGTCCCACCTCCGATGTTGGGAGAATTTCGCCGTTTTTTGGGACGACGGGTCAATTTTGATTTCTCTGCTGAGCCTCAGTTAGCGGATTTATTTGAGGCGTTGGTTCGTTGGCACCATCAGGGAGAGGCTTCTGACAATGGCTCAGGCTGGCTTCCCTGGAGGCGATCGCCGCAAATCCCCCAGTTAACGTTATTGGGTCACAGTTGGCTCCCCAGGGCCATCGAGGCGGAGTTAATTCAGCCTCTGAACCCTCAAGTCTGGGAAAACTGGGAGAATCTACCTCAAGATCCCATTGCTTGGCGGGATTTAGCTCGTCAGGGCGATCGCCTCTGGGGGGCCCCCTATCGTTGGGGAACTACCGTTATGGTCTATCGCAAGGATAAGTTTGCCCGCCTAGGTTGGACGCCCCAAGATTGGTCAGATTTATGGCGAGAGGAGTTACGGGGACGAGTGGCCCTATTGGACAGTCCCCGAGAGGTGATCGGCTTAACCCTGAAAAAATTAGGCTATTCCTACAACCATGACAGTCCCCAGGACATTCCAGAGTTATTCGAGGAACTCCAGGCCCTTCAGCGACAACTGTTGTTTTATTCTTCAACAGCCTTTCAGCAGCCCCTACTTCGGGGAGATATCTGGGTAGCCCAGGGCTACTCACGGGATATCCTAGCGATTCCCCAATACGGGCAACAGTTAGCGGCGGTGGTTCCCCAGTCAGGGACGGCCCTCTGGGCCGATTACTGGGTGCGTCCAGCGGGCGTAGAGGTACAGGGGTTAGGCGATCGCTGGATCGACTTCTGCTGGAAACCCCGCATCGCCCAACAGCTTTCGTTATTAGGGTTTGCCGCCTCCCCCCAGGTTCTCGGGACGGCTCAAGGGGATCTCCCGGAAGCCTTACGGAAAAACTCAGTCCTTCTCCCCGAGGGCGATCGGCTACAACGCAGCGAATTTATTGACTTAGACTTAGGGGAGGCGAGTTTAAATCAATATCGACAAATCTGGCAGCAGTTACGGCGAGAGGAATAGGCAGTAGGCAGTAGCAGTAGGCAGTAGGCAGTAGGCAGAGGGCAACCACAAGGGATTGCCCCTACGAGATTCCCCCCTCTTGCCTCTTGCCTTTTGCCTCTTGCCTTCTTCTTCCCTAAAGCGTTTCCAAATAGGCCAACAGATCTGACATAATTTGGGGACTCGGTTGGAATTGGGGCATCGGTGGCGTGTCCCCTTTAATGACTTGATGGATGAGGCTGGCCCGGGACTTATGAGCCGAGACATCCCGTAAACTGGGGCCGACTAGCCCGTTAGAGCCATCCCCATGACACCCGGAACAGTTCATCTGAAAAATGGCGTACCCCTGTTTGGGGTCTCCGTCGAGGGCTAACACCTCTTGAATGTAGGGATCAGAGGTCTGCCAATGGTGAATCGTAACCATCGACAGGCCAATGATGAGCAACCCCAGCATAGTGCAGATGGAGAGTTGCCGGATGAGGCGATCGATGTTGAAGTGTAGAGCGGGCGTTTTCAAAAGCGTTTGCCAGCAGAGACTCGGACGGGTTTATATAAATATACCAATCTTCTTCAATCTTAAAGGACGGACCTAGCAAAATCCAAGGGACTTGGGGAATTGACGGAGCCGACTTTGAGGGGTTGGCTCAACCCCAGGGCGGCGATCGCCCCAGAAGCCCGTACAATAGTAAACCAGAGCCAACTTAATATCTTTTACATTACGAGGAGAATAGACTCATGGTAGAACCCTTACTGGCCGGTATTGTTCTAGGACTGGTCCCCATCACCCTGGCTGGCCTGTTTGT contains these protein-coding regions:
- the petG gene encoding cytochrome b6-f complex subunit PetG, encoding MVEPLLAGIVLGLVPITLAGLFVAAYLQYRRGNALTKE
- a CDS encoding TIGR00303 family protein — protein: MVRVYTETARGQAWLERYRGTSPLFACVFGFTETGTLPEISAAGRTPADRRKTALADAEYLLGGGTTPPHYPLPPLTAGASPAVISRAVIEGLSLPLYVFDAGLPAAIPQPSPLPTATVVERFPAVPARCLTTGAAMTATQVQDLFAAGLAWGDRLANHCDYAILGECVVGGTTTALAVLLALGIAAEGQVNSSYPLCNHQRKQDVVDEGLRRWRERGGDSGPFGVLQGLGDPMQVVVAGLGLALSRRCGVLLAGGTQMLAVYALLRAIAQELDYPWRPEQIVVGTTRWVAEDPTGQTVELAKTLGDVSLLATQLSFRQARFPQLRAYEAGYVKEGVGAGGCAIAASLQGWTASSLLAAIETGLSQLIG
- a CDS encoding Crp/Fnr family transcriptional regulator — translated: MEDRYHPREAHQNPELEKKLRATPFFAGLPERMVDDALAHVVTRTHPPNQVMLLENDWGSSVYFILEGWAKIRTYNIDGKEVTLNILGSGEIFGEMAALDEVPRSTDVITLAPTTIGNMPAQDFVHLVKTEPLAGIRLAQLMGRRLRQVNRRLRLRESDSTSRVADILLFLAEGQGTRDETGGMEIPNLPHRELSSLSGLARETVTRVLSKLEKKGLISRDREMIRIPDVYALERMLT
- a CDS encoding DUF2232 domain-containing protein, with product MVETAFLASTASLIWLINYYFPLGPLLRIFFPIPMALVYLRWGKRASWMSALVSGLLLSVLMGPTRSVLFIVPYGLQGVLLGVLWKRRASWGVAIALTGLLGAFGVFFRVWLVSILLGEDLWVYFTVQMTQLLNWGFEKLGWLIQPSLTWVQVLSILAILINSLVYVFVVHLGALLLLDRLGNPIPRPPQWVQRILALDYDDEAT
- a CDS encoding cytochrome c, with the translated sequence MLGLLIIGLSMVTIHHWQTSDPYIQEVLALDGDPKQGYAIFQMNCSGCHGDGSNGLVGPSLRDVSAHKSRASLIHQVIKGDTPPMPQFQPSPQIMSDLLAYLETL
- a CDS encoding extracellular solute-binding protein: MSVSRRSLLTGAIAVGVAQLLTGCQTASDQHLVVKFLRDAVPPPMLGEFRRFLGRRVNFDFSAEPQLADLFEALVRWHHQGEASDNGSGWLPWRRSPQIPQLTLLGHSWLPRAIEAELIQPLNPQVWENWENLPQDPIAWRDLARQGDRLWGAPYRWGTTVMVYRKDKFARLGWTPQDWSDLWREELRGRVALLDSPREVIGLTLKKLGYSYNHDSPQDIPELFEELQALQRQLLFYSSTAFQQPLLRGDIWVAQGYSRDILAIPQYGQQLAAVVPQSGTALWADYWVRPAGVEVQGLGDRWIDFCWKPRIAQQLSLLGFAASPQVLGTAQGDLPEALRKNSVLLPEGDRLQRSEFIDLDLGEASLNQYRQIWQQLRREE